The Antennarius striatus isolate MH-2024 chromosome 20, ASM4005453v1, whole genome shotgun sequence genome includes a region encoding these proteins:
- the phldb2b gene encoding pleckstrin homology-like domain family B member 2 isoform X6 codes for MKSMLPQKSPVSALAYNTDYLKFSSDYSHAVVGGTSSARGMRSASELRDLMDTLQRKKIALENSLRANGNTNPSYFSVTQSPPTTPITSPATSSSVYQEQARRFYGSDRPPLSMKSTPPLSPGRRSDPSSSLASRTSISRNQDNFGVNDSRRLHNSGSSSLLSTWNGGGSSVSVDGSNNFLLSLPPSSSSSHAPSPGGAVSMPSSPRLGRRSYGNQEPSPSSRTRKYSAGSLSCMTGGGQSRSLPRLCPSPSPRDNNNGNMTLSTLPPRRSDFGGGYKFSKDYCNNSQNANPDLKHNSSYSSVLSSNRNQIQTQGEGVVSICLSTPKNLPSTGPSISATTAPPDVTIPSRAGGSSSPRVAKKLSLTSTSSVGSIMSTSSSPPEEDQLANCGGSPEFDLYLGERDRRGVGLDLSGAPGLGTGERRQSFGKAGVAPPGGFRERRGSISSLSGKEELTDYHHRQKEERLREQEVERLERQRLETILSLCSELGRADRDGGGVAESSTSAVADLQKINQELQKLQVNDDDDDDVPSVFSDSLPVNGTMGNGRIGSPGSENCYYDDDLQVRRRRSGGHRENRAESPAISLRSFAPSPSPRTQRTNEALDDVALRRGQEARPSEEEVRRVEEERIQVLNNMEELEQKIKELDNQVDESAREVEVEQALVEAEMESEMNALQQEKDALEKLHNKMADLETKSQQEKEKACELLQAERDRVERLAQSVCEQRSQLDSCPEATKEPLQEQLARDCEMLETETKRFEDLEFQHLEQESRQDEEKEIHTQQLLRDIADYQRSSVTRKERLLILKKQAAQITQQAQREKESFLKERSNLETMLQREKENLATLERRYSDLTGGRGFTLREGYVTVSEINELYSQLGGDPKPAPHPTSAKASPESEVNPSPDGDSPKPPEDEHFRMLEERRRSERDDGSHLSDTLPRKKTTSTGMPQFTCSTLGRNFPPKSHQPLVQSTSCGSILPRILSLSNKEAESRRLHKGQNGSRAASQTNVYLDTFGYRDNQPFDTMSVDSTDSIETSISACSPDNVSSASTSNMAKLEEMERLLREAQVEKRNLLEHKEREMDLRKQALEEERKRREELEKRLQEETSRRQKLIDREVKLREKQRAQSRPLTRYLPVRKDDFDLRSHIESAGHSADTCFHLSISEKTCRGYLVKMGGKIKTWKKRWFVFDRNRRTLSYYADKHEAKLKGVIYFQAIEEVYYDHLKNAHKSPNPSLTFSVKTHDRVYYMVAPSPEAMRIWMDVIVTGAEGYTQFMV; via the exons ATGAAGAGCATGCTTCCACAGAAGAGCCCTGTGTCCGCTTTAGCCTACaacacag ACTACTTGAAGTTTAGCAGTGACTACAGCCATGCGGTGGTGGGTGGTACCAGCAGTGCTCGAGGCATGCGATCGGCGTCTGAGCTCCGAGATTTGATGGACACGCTGCAGCGCAAAAAGATTGCACTAGAGAACAGCCTGAGAGCCAATGGGAACACTAACCCCTCCTACTTCAGCGTGACACAG TCTCCGCCAACCACACCTATCACAAGTCCTGCCACATCCTCCTCTGTCTATCAAGAACAAGCAAGGCGTTTCTACGGCTCAGACCGTCCTCCCTTATCAATGAAGTCCACTCCCCCTCTTTCCCCAGGACGGCGATCCgacccttcctcctccttggCTTCCCGCACGTCGATCAGCCGCAATCAGGACAACTTCGGTGTTAACGACAGCCGAAGGCTGCACAACTCGGGCTCCTCTTCTTTACTTTCCACATGGAATGGTGGAGGATCGTCGGTTTCTGTCGATGGTAGCAAtaacttcctcctctctcttcctccatcctcatcctcatcccatGCTCCATCACCAGGAGGTGCAGTCAGCATGCCCTCGAGTCCCCGTCTTGGTCGTCGGAGCTATGGCAACCAAGAGCCATCACCCAGCAGTCGGACCAGGAAGTACTCAGCTGGCTCTCTGAGTTGCATGACTGGAGGTGGGCAAAGCCGCTCGCTGCCACGCCTCTGCCCTTCCCCATCTCCCCGCGATAACAACAATGGAAACATGACTTTGTCAACATTACCACCACGGCGATCTGATTTTGGTGGGGGTTACAAGTTCAGCAAAGACTATTGCAACAACAGCCAGAATGCCAACCCTGACCTCAAACACAACTCCAGTTACTCCAGCGTGCTGTCATCCAACAGGAATCAAATCCAGACTCAAGGAGAAGGTGTTGTGTCTATCTGCCTGTCCACACCTAAGAACTTACCCTCCACAGGCCCCTCCATCTCTGCCACTACCGCCCCACCCGATGTGACCATCCCATCCAGAGCAGGGGGCTCATCTTCTCCACGTGTAGCTAAAAAACTCAGTCTGACCTCCACTAGCTCTGTGGGGTCCATCATGTCCACAAGCTCCAGCCCTCCAGAAGAGGATCAGCTGGCCAACTGTGGAGGCTCCCCAGAATTTGACCTCTACTTGGGGGAGAGGGACAGGCGAGGGGTAGGCCTAGATCTCAGTGGTGCCCCAGGACTGGGAACTGGGGAGAGGAGGCAGTCATTCGGAAAGGCAGGTGTGGCCCCGCCTGGTGGTTTCAGGGAAAGAAGAGGCAGTATCAGCTCACTGAGTGGAAAAGAGGAACTAACTGATTATCACCATCGGCAAAAGGAGGAGAGACTCCGTGAGCAGGAGGTGGAGAGGCtg GAGCGCCAGCGGCTTGAGACCATCTTGTCTCTGTGTTCCGAACTGGGTCGAGCTGATAGAGACGGAGGAGGCGTAGCAGAAAGTTCCACTTCAGCTGTGGCAGATCTCCAGAAAATCAACCAGGAGCTTCAAAAACTTCAAGTGAacgacgacgacgatgacgaTGTGCCGTCTGTCTTTTCGGATTCCTTGCCGGTCAATGGAACGATGGGGAATGGGCGCATAGGCTCCCCTGGATCAGAGAATTGCTACTATGATGATGACCTGCAGGTACGACGAAGGCGAAGCGGTGGTCACCGAGAAAACAGGGCAGAATCGCCTGCAATCAGCCTGCGAAGCTTCGCCCCATCACCATCTCCACGGACACAGAGGACCAATGAG GCGCTAGATGATGTGGCCCTTCGCCGCGGACAGGAAGCGAGGCCCTCTGAAGAGGAAGTCAGGCGCGTGGAAGAGGAGAGGATCCAGGTGTTGAACAACATGGAAGAACTGGAGCAAAAGATAAAGGAGCTTGACAACCAAGTGGATGAATCTGCTCGAGAG GTGGAAGTCGAGCAAGCCCTGGTGGAGGCGGAGATGGAGTCGGAGATGAATGCTCTTCAGCAAGAAAAAGATGCTCTggaaaaactacacaacaagaTGGCTGACCTGGAGACTAAGtcccagcaggaaaaagaaaag GCGTGTGAGCTGCTGCAGGCAGAAAGGGACAGAGTAGAGAGGTTggctcagagtgtgtgtgagcagcgcTCCCAGCTGGACAGCTGCCCTGAGGCCACCAAGGAGCCCCTGCAGGAGCAGCTGGCCAGG GACTGTGAGATGCTCGAGACGGAGACGAAGCGTTTTGAAGACTTGGAGTTCCAGCACCTAGAGCAAGAGAGCAGACAGGACGAGGAGAAGGAGATCCACACCCAACAGCTTCTACGAGATATCGCTGACTACCAGCGGAGTTCTGTCACTCGCAAG GAGCGTCTGTTAATCCTGAAGAAGCAGGCCGCACAGATTACCCAGCAGGCTCAGCGAGAGAAGGAGAGCTTCTTGAAGGAGAGGAGCAATCTCGAAACAATGCTGCAGAGG GAGAAAGAAAACCTTGCCACGCTGGAGAGAAGATACTCTGACCTCACCGGCGGCAGAGGTTTCACTCTCAGGGAG GGCTATGTCACAGTCAGTGAAATCAATGAGCTTTACTCTCAGCTTGGGGGGGACCCTAAGCCCGCCCCTCATCCCACCTCAGCAAAAGCCTCTCCTGAGTCTGAGGTAAACCCCTCCCCTGATGGCGACAGCCCCAAACCACCAGAGGATGAG catTTCCGTATGCTGGAAGAGAGAAGGCGGTCTGAGCGAGACGACGGCTCCCATCTGAGTGACACTTTGCCCAGAAAGAAGACCACATCCACTGGGATGCCTCAGTTCACGTGTTCAACTCTGGGACGCAATTTCCCCCCAAAG TCCCATCAGCCTCTGGTTCAGAGCACAAGTTGCGGCAGCATCCTTCCAAGAATTCTCTCCTTATCCAACAAGGAAGCTGAATCTCGACGTCTGCATAAAG GTCAGAATGGCTCCAGAGCAGCTTCCCAGACCAACGTCTACCTTGATACCTTTGGGTACCGTGACAACCAGCCCTTTGACACTATGAGTGTGGATAGCACAGACTCCATTGAAACCAGCATTTCTGCTTGCTCACCTGACAATGTTTCCAG TGCTAGCACTTCCAATATGGCCAAGCTAGAGGAGATGGAACGTCTACTGAGAGAAGCTCAAGTGGAGAAGAGGAACCTCCTGGAACACAAG GAGCGAGAGATGGACTTGCGAAAGCAGGCGTTGGAAGAGGAGCGGAAAAGAAGGGAGGAACTGGAGAAGCGTCTGCAGGAGGAGACGAGCAGACGCCAGAAACTCATCGATCGTGAAGTGAAATTGCGGGAAAAACAGAGAGCACAG TCTCGACCACTGACTCGATACCTGCCAGTGCGAAAGGATGACTTTGATCTGCGCTCTCACATCGAGTCGGCCGGCCACAGCGCAGACACTTGCTTCCATTTGTCCATCTCTGAAAAGACCTGCCGTGGCTACTTGGTAAAAATGGGAGGAAAAATCAAAACCTGGAAGAAACGCTGGTTCGTCTTTGACCGCAACCGACGCACACTCTCCTATTATGCAG ATAAGCATGAAGCCAAGCTGAAGGGAGTCATTTACTTCCAAGCTATTGAAGAAGTGTATTATGATCACCTGAAGAATGCTCATAAA AGCCCAAACCCTTCCCTGACCTTCAGTGTGAAGACTCACGACAGAGTGTACTACATGGTTGCTCCCTCTCCGGAGGCCATGAGGATCTGGATGGATGTGATCGTCACTGGTGCAGAGGGATACACACAGTTCATGGTGTAG
- the phldb2b gene encoding pleckstrin homology-like domain family B member 2 isoform X5 — MMTEVSSPAFMMDSEMMFQPESDQISPIDSKSPPLDLIDTGKGLKVQTATPHLVSLGSGRLSVAITLLPLKEGVTRIGREDAPIPQDITIQGPGIEAEHCLIINEGGVVTLDPCGHLCSLDGVQVTVPTPLTQGYSLCLGKSYFFRFNHPEEASRMKSMLPQKSPVSALAYNTDYLKFSSDYSHAVVGGTSSARGMRSASELRDLMDTLQRKKIALENSLRANGNTNPSYFSVTQSPPTTPITSPATSSSVYQEQARRFYGSDRPPLSMKSTPPLSPGRRSDPSSSLASRTSISRNQDNFGVNDSRRLHNSGSSSLLSTWNGGGSSVSVDGSNNFLLSLPPSSSSSHAPSPGGAVSMPSSPRLGRRSYGNQEPSPSSRTRKYSAGSLSCMTGGGQSRSLPRLCPSPSPRDNNNGNMTLSTLPPRRSDFGGGYKFSKDYCNNSQNANPDLKHNSSYSSVLSSNRNQIQTQGEGVVSICLSTPKNLPSTGPSISATTAPPDVTIPSRAGGSSSPRVAKKLSLTSTSSVGSIMSTSSSPPEEDQLANCGGSPEFDLYLGERDRRGVGLDLSGAPGLGTGERRQSFGKAGVAPPGGFRERRGSISSLSGKEELTDYHHRQKEERLREQEVERLERQRLETILSLCSELGRADRDGGGVAESSTSAVADLQKINQELQKLQVNDDDDDDVPSVFSDSLPVNGTMGNGRIGSPGSENCYYDDDLQVRRRRSGGHRENRAESPAISLRSFAPSPSPRTQRTNEALDDVALRRGQEARPSEEEVRRVEEERIQVLNNMEELEQKIKELDNQVDESAREVEVEQALVEAEMESEMNALQQEKDALEKLHNKMADLETKSQQEKEKACELLQAERDRVERLAQSVCEQRSQLDSCPEATKEPLQEQLARDCEMLETETKRFEDLEFQHLEQESRQDEEKEIHTQQLLRDIADYQRSSVTRKERLLILKKQAAQITQQAQREKESFLKERSNLETMLQREKENLATLERRYSDLTGGRGFTLREGYVTVSEINELYSQLGGDPKPAPHPTSAKASPESEVNPSPDGDSPKPPEDEHFRMLEERRRSERDDGSHLSDTLPRKKTTSTGMPQFTCSTLGRNFPPKSHQPLVQSTSCGSILPRILSLSNKEAESRRLHKGQNGSRAASQTNVYLDTFGYRDNQPFDTMSVDSTDSIETSISACSPDNVSSASTSNMAKLEEMERLLREAQVEKRNLLEHKEREMDLRKQALEEERKRREELEKRLQEETSRRQKLIDREVKLREKQRAQIITFWQQKKEHIHLMITFTQE; from the exons GACTCTGAAATGATGTTCCAACCAGAGTCAGACCAAATCTCTCCAATTGACTCTAAg TCTCCACCTTTGGACCTGATTGACACAGGAAAGGGGTTGAAGGTCCAAACAGCCACGCCTCATCTTGTGAGCCTGGGCAGTGGGAGGCTGAGTGTAGCAATCACTCTGCTGCCATTGAAAGAAg GAGTGACCCGTATAGGGAGAGAAGATGCTCCAATTCCTCAAGATATCACCATTCAGGGGCCTGGCATTGAGGCTGAGCACTGTCTGATTATCAATGAAG GAGGTGTCGTGACTCTGGACCCCTGTGGTCACCTCTGCAGTCTGGACGGCGTACAAGTCACTGTACCCACACCACTTACGCAAG GTTATTCTTTGTGTCTGGGTAAATCCTATTTTTTCCGCTTTAACCATCCAGAGGAGGCCAGCAGAATGAAGAGCATGCTTCCACAGAAGAGCCCTGTGTCCGCTTTAGCCTACaacacag ACTACTTGAAGTTTAGCAGTGACTACAGCCATGCGGTGGTGGGTGGTACCAGCAGTGCTCGAGGCATGCGATCGGCGTCTGAGCTCCGAGATTTGATGGACACGCTGCAGCGCAAAAAGATTGCACTAGAGAACAGCCTGAGAGCCAATGGGAACACTAACCCCTCCTACTTCAGCGTGACACAG TCTCCGCCAACCACACCTATCACAAGTCCTGCCACATCCTCCTCTGTCTATCAAGAACAAGCAAGGCGTTTCTACGGCTCAGACCGTCCTCCCTTATCAATGAAGTCCACTCCCCCTCTTTCCCCAGGACGGCGATCCgacccttcctcctccttggCTTCCCGCACGTCGATCAGCCGCAATCAGGACAACTTCGGTGTTAACGACAGCCGAAGGCTGCACAACTCGGGCTCCTCTTCTTTACTTTCCACATGGAATGGTGGAGGATCGTCGGTTTCTGTCGATGGTAGCAAtaacttcctcctctctcttcctccatcctcatcctcatcccatGCTCCATCACCAGGAGGTGCAGTCAGCATGCCCTCGAGTCCCCGTCTTGGTCGTCGGAGCTATGGCAACCAAGAGCCATCACCCAGCAGTCGGACCAGGAAGTACTCAGCTGGCTCTCTGAGTTGCATGACTGGAGGTGGGCAAAGCCGCTCGCTGCCACGCCTCTGCCCTTCCCCATCTCCCCGCGATAACAACAATGGAAACATGACTTTGTCAACATTACCACCACGGCGATCTGATTTTGGTGGGGGTTACAAGTTCAGCAAAGACTATTGCAACAACAGCCAGAATGCCAACCCTGACCTCAAACACAACTCCAGTTACTCCAGCGTGCTGTCATCCAACAGGAATCAAATCCAGACTCAAGGAGAAGGTGTTGTGTCTATCTGCCTGTCCACACCTAAGAACTTACCCTCCACAGGCCCCTCCATCTCTGCCACTACCGCCCCACCCGATGTGACCATCCCATCCAGAGCAGGGGGCTCATCTTCTCCACGTGTAGCTAAAAAACTCAGTCTGACCTCCACTAGCTCTGTGGGGTCCATCATGTCCACAAGCTCCAGCCCTCCAGAAGAGGATCAGCTGGCCAACTGTGGAGGCTCCCCAGAATTTGACCTCTACTTGGGGGAGAGGGACAGGCGAGGGGTAGGCCTAGATCTCAGTGGTGCCCCAGGACTGGGAACTGGGGAGAGGAGGCAGTCATTCGGAAAGGCAGGTGTGGCCCCGCCTGGTGGTTTCAGGGAAAGAAGAGGCAGTATCAGCTCACTGAGTGGAAAAGAGGAACTAACTGATTATCACCATCGGCAAAAGGAGGAGAGACTCCGTGAGCAGGAGGTGGAGAGGCtg GAGCGCCAGCGGCTTGAGACCATCTTGTCTCTGTGTTCCGAACTGGGTCGAGCTGATAGAGACGGAGGAGGCGTAGCAGAAAGTTCCACTTCAGCTGTGGCAGATCTCCAGAAAATCAACCAGGAGCTTCAAAAACTTCAAGTGAacgacgacgacgatgacgaTGTGCCGTCTGTCTTTTCGGATTCCTTGCCGGTCAATGGAACGATGGGGAATGGGCGCATAGGCTCCCCTGGATCAGAGAATTGCTACTATGATGATGACCTGCAGGTACGACGAAGGCGAAGCGGTGGTCACCGAGAAAACAGGGCAGAATCGCCTGCAATCAGCCTGCGAAGCTTCGCCCCATCACCATCTCCACGGACACAGAGGACCAATGAG GCGCTAGATGATGTGGCCCTTCGCCGCGGACAGGAAGCGAGGCCCTCTGAAGAGGAAGTCAGGCGCGTGGAAGAGGAGAGGATCCAGGTGTTGAACAACATGGAAGAACTGGAGCAAAAGATAAAGGAGCTTGACAACCAAGTGGATGAATCTGCTCGAGAG GTGGAAGTCGAGCAAGCCCTGGTGGAGGCGGAGATGGAGTCGGAGATGAATGCTCTTCAGCAAGAAAAAGATGCTCTggaaaaactacacaacaagaTGGCTGACCTGGAGACTAAGtcccagcaggaaaaagaaaag GCGTGTGAGCTGCTGCAGGCAGAAAGGGACAGAGTAGAGAGGTTggctcagagtgtgtgtgagcagcgcTCCCAGCTGGACAGCTGCCCTGAGGCCACCAAGGAGCCCCTGCAGGAGCAGCTGGCCAGG GACTGTGAGATGCTCGAGACGGAGACGAAGCGTTTTGAAGACTTGGAGTTCCAGCACCTAGAGCAAGAGAGCAGACAGGACGAGGAGAAGGAGATCCACACCCAACAGCTTCTACGAGATATCGCTGACTACCAGCGGAGTTCTGTCACTCGCAAG GAGCGTCTGTTAATCCTGAAGAAGCAGGCCGCACAGATTACCCAGCAGGCTCAGCGAGAGAAGGAGAGCTTCTTGAAGGAGAGGAGCAATCTCGAAACAATGCTGCAGAGG GAGAAAGAAAACCTTGCCACGCTGGAGAGAAGATACTCTGACCTCACCGGCGGCAGAGGTTTCACTCTCAGGGAG GGCTATGTCACAGTCAGTGAAATCAATGAGCTTTACTCTCAGCTTGGGGGGGACCCTAAGCCCGCCCCTCATCCCACCTCAGCAAAAGCCTCTCCTGAGTCTGAGGTAAACCCCTCCCCTGATGGCGACAGCCCCAAACCACCAGAGGATGAG catTTCCGTATGCTGGAAGAGAGAAGGCGGTCTGAGCGAGACGACGGCTCCCATCTGAGTGACACTTTGCCCAGAAAGAAGACCACATCCACTGGGATGCCTCAGTTCACGTGTTCAACTCTGGGACGCAATTTCCCCCCAAAG TCCCATCAGCCTCTGGTTCAGAGCACAAGTTGCGGCAGCATCCTTCCAAGAATTCTCTCCTTATCCAACAAGGAAGCTGAATCTCGACGTCTGCATAAAG GTCAGAATGGCTCCAGAGCAGCTTCCCAGACCAACGTCTACCTTGATACCTTTGGGTACCGTGACAACCAGCCCTTTGACACTATGAGTGTGGATAGCACAGACTCCATTGAAACCAGCATTTCTGCTTGCTCACCTGACAATGTTTCCAG TGCTAGCACTTCCAATATGGCCAAGCTAGAGGAGATGGAACGTCTACTGAGAGAAGCTCAAGTGGAGAAGAGGAACCTCCTGGAACACAAG GAGCGAGAGATGGACTTGCGAAAGCAGGCGTTGGAAGAGGAGCGGAAAAGAAGGGAGGAACTGGAGAAGCGTCTGCAGGAGGAGACGAGCAGACGCCAGAAACTCATCGATCGTGAAGTGAAATTGCGGGAAAAACAGAGAGCACAG ATCATCACTTTCtggcagcagaagaaggaacATATACATCTGATGATTACATTTACACAAGAGTAA